From Acidobacteriota bacterium, a single genomic window includes:
- a CDS encoding RNA-binding S4 domain-containing protein, producing the protein MRLDLFLKISRLMARRSLAQEFCDAGLIAVNGQTAKSSKDLHPGDEIEVRRRDRITRLKILIVPDKKQIAKSDASGLYEILSETAVDPGL; encoded by the coding sequence ATGCGTCTCGACCTTTTCCTCAAAATCAGCCGTTTGATGGCCCGCCGTTCGCTGGCGCAGGAGTTTTGCGATGCCGGTTTGATCGCGGTCAACGGACAGACGGCGAAGTCGTCGAAAGACCTACATCCCGGTGACGAGATCGAGGTACGGCGCCGCGATCGGATCACGCGCCTTAAGATTCTCATCGTTCCGGACAAGAAACAGATCGCGAAGTCTGACGCTTCGGGGCTCTACGAGATCCTGTCCGAAACCGCCGTGGATCCGGGTTTGTAA